The proteins below are encoded in one region of SAR324 cluster bacterium:
- a CDS encoding SDR family oxidoreductase, giving the protein MTGKFEGKVVLVTGGSNGIGRTTALAFAQEGATVVVADIQIQQGEETVSLIKNIGQEALFVHTNVAEAKDVERMVHQTVATFGRLDVACNNAGIEGNIASIIDCDEATFDRTMAVNVRGVWLCMKYQLPVMLKQGGGSIVNTASVAGLFGSPKMGAYIASKHAVIGLTKTAALEVGRSHIRVNAVCPGVIETEMALRGFGDNVELTNKMKAVNPSKRFGQPQEVAKAILWLSSDEASYINGHSLVIDGGLTIQ; this is encoded by the coding sequence ATGACAGGGAAATTTGAAGGGAAAGTGGTATTGGTGACTGGCGGAAGCAATGGGATTGGCCGGACGACTGCGCTCGCTTTTGCGCAGGAAGGCGCCACGGTTGTTGTTGCGGATATCCAGATTCAACAAGGGGAAGAAACCGTGAGCCTGATCAAAAATATTGGACAGGAGGCGCTCTTTGTTCACACCAATGTCGCTGAGGCCAAAGATGTTGAACGCATGGTGCATCAAACAGTGGCCACTTTTGGACGCCTTGATGTCGCCTGCAACAACGCGGGTATCGAGGGAAATATTGCTTCGATCATTGATTGCGACGAAGCAACTTTTGACAGAACGATGGCCGTCAATGTTCGGGGAGTGTGGCTCTGCATGAAGTATCAACTCCCGGTGATGCTCAAGCAGGGAGGGGGCTCCATCGTCAATACCGCCTCTGTTGCAGGATTATTTGGCAGTCCCAAAATGGGTGCCTACATTGCCAGTAAACATGCTGTGATTGGCTTGACCAAAACCGCGGCGTTGGAAGTGGGACGATCCCATATCAGAGTCAATGCGGTATGCCCGGGGGTGATCGAAACTGAAATGGCATTACGTGGATTTGGCGACAATGTGGAACTCACCAATAAAATGAAGGCAGTTAATCCGTCCAAACGATTTGGTCAACCACAGGAAGTCGCCAAGGCAATACTCTGGTTGAGTTCTGATGAAGCCTCATATATCAATGGACATTCACTCGTCATTGATGGCGGACTGACTATTCAATAA
- a CDS encoding SDR family NAD(P)-dependent oxidoreductase, whose amino-acid sequence MTKEIKTVHLEKVIKNHTGDMTGKVIVITGTTSGTGFVCAREIARLGGSVVLLNRDSERSTSSYKKLTEEVSTGKFDPITCDLQDFDSVRKAIAEIKSRYEKIDVLCNNAAVMALKDQATKDGYDIQMQTNCISHFLLTKELFSLLMKSSEARVINHSSGARLGKPLEIKYFEKNGGNLGGNGNEKENSSFSGPRWERYHQTKLANCAFTYGLKQKLEQHHINNVKSLLAHPGLALTNLRFPTIETGGMETDSPIMENAQTAEDGALGIIRACCDEKAKSGDFFGPKGWTGFPELLPPEDLLLDPENIRINWEGCEMAVGEFVF is encoded by the coding sequence ATGACAAAAGAAATCAAAACAGTTCATTTGGAAAAGGTTATTAAAAACCACACAGGGGATATGACAGGTAAAGTGATTGTCATTACCGGAACTACGAGTGGAACGGGGTTTGTTTGCGCAAGAGAGATTGCCCGATTAGGTGGTTCGGTTGTGCTGTTAAATCGTGACAGTGAACGTTCAACATCATCTTATAAAAAATTGACTGAAGAGGTTTCAACAGGAAAATTTGATCCTATTACGTGTGATCTGCAAGACTTTGACAGTGTTCGTAAGGCAATAGCTGAAATCAAATCAAGATATGAGAAAATTGATGTATTGTGTAATAATGCCGCTGTTATGGCATTGAAAGATCAAGCCACCAAAGATGGCTATGATATTCAAATGCAGACTAACTGTATTTCGCATTTCCTGTTAACAAAGGAACTGTTTTCCTTATTGATGAAAAGCAGTGAGGCACGTGTAATCAATCATTCTTCAGGTGCAAGGTTAGGTAAGCCATTAGAAATCAAATACTTCGAAAAAAATGGTGGAAATTTGGGCGGAAATGGAAATGAAAAAGAAAATTCAAGTTTTTCCGGGCCACGATGGGAAAGATACCATCAAACCAAGTTAGCGAATTGTGCCTTTACCTATGGTTTAAAACAGAAACTCGAGCAACATCATATCAATAATGTAAAATCGCTACTGGCTCATCCGGGACTTGCTTTGACCAATTTGCGTTTTCCAACCATAGAAACAGGAGGTATGGAAACTGATAGTCCAATTATGGAAAATGCTCAAACCGCAGAAGATGGTGCTTTAGGCATTATCCGTGCCTGTTGTGATGAAAAAGCAAAATCAGGTGACTTCTTCGGTCCTAAAGGATGGACAGGCTTTCCTGAACTTTTGCCGCCGGAAGATCTACTGCTGGATCCTGAAAACATCCGAATCAACTGGGAAGGATGTGAAATGGCCGTTGGTGAATTTGTGTTCTAA
- a CDS encoding Ig-like domain-containing protein, translated as MRLIRQYSAFIRYSLLGLLGIAIALLLLLHGCDDIPIEGGNRITAGRITAGRITAGRITAGRITAGRITAGVAQPNTPMFAIDAQGNICNIGISDEEGTFNFGYDYDDRPLEEQLAEPRKDTAFRCETDKTGKVFVHNPTVPLLVYGVLPSASDKKITIQELATQRGGCTMGRANTTAQGQYRIVSSIVVTGEPTEGSIPEPVAAYEDPPPPVEQVLNVNPVTQALSTQLLGNNVISSLRSAYFTNPSCFREIGKNPDALEVRRRISSVLKGLSKNSYNTKADALTVQVFGSSVSFSQFYNDKNFRARTPQEPKGGNMADILVDTIIHQDKLRTPETIIAKIGDLSDPSYPSKLLDSTAFQARVAGVMIGQGRTAAEAGTVVQEGIKSTARFARQTGRAFSETDARVVALQNNLSTYSQSLETVAQKVQSTGGDAIILEAVINGVSDTASKVITKTKATDSTKAGTAFSNTVILSQDSMLNANTSSNTGTAKFALPRLLNGSQKNTLMESLAQELAALATSSTVTMTSGKANLATLKKQGDKLSEILASTISSNLSSTTGISDQQKDIIAKAAAAEVTKSLKPFMNDLSKGIVSTAALNTATNMTNALTTGLTKIYTGADSQNLSTATLGNLTQTVASTAGTQLRKQDLSGASTTKMGNLVSNLTTLAVVSTAKTVSSNTNDDNQAAIASAIAEQILTETVKLGIDLTGNSPPAKATNLAGNLSQSLGAALSQTLDNSSGRKGQNMEVMLKSAASSATTSLKSQVDLTGTVDSTALASMTAKASTQAQNSAKAMESTFQKLETAGADLGLMMDSLLESDLDASALDSIMQQVSSVVGKSSGNASASVELISAAATSANKILEAGGSLDQALQIAAVSTSAIQQVVQAGGANLNFEDLFMATNTMAESTDTLLQKGDVAKAMSSINVIASVVVASVNSSSNNDDDDPDFDAFLENLGASMDRGETIVAGSLVNDATIISQAQTAQTTLEQASQVILAGTEAPVLLEVQPVSTPTSNRTPAYKFFTDQPGKLTYEGGCSSTTTEVPTAGDISITFNQLNDGTYSNCKIYLTNAEGAKSLALTVSTFVINTEAPTLSIVTGVPVVTENTTPTVVINSSIAGTISYPGQCSSAKTTAVKGDNSIALNQLAFGTYSACQIKITDSLGNHSTLTLSEFTIGTIYPVITEVTPVPSPTNDTTPGFTFSSDFEGTLNLAGSCFDTAPDTSLTEAEDGSLLYTITFNGLADGMYSDCTVSLTDDGDDESNTLNINEFTIDSTLAGIIDVIASTGNGTYTYGQTIDIHVTFDDLVYIDTDTTPGIDLDTGTSSGIASYVSGSGTNELVFRYTIQAGDVSADLEYMSGSAINPEGILTDETGASVAQNLPTIGSGNSLSDNQDLVIQGLIESTSPTDNQTDLSLNSSIVVHFSTPIEPTSLTTSSFTINDGTGNVSGNVTYNSTDLTATFTPFGALQDNTIYTATLTTEVQSADVPAIALPVNYTFNFTTVDLSSSLVAYYPFTGNANDGGINGHNATVTGASLTTDRYGDADSAYLFDGSTSEMTTGIDSVSPPWTAALWVKRLDTTETSAALLCESTGTRCLKLEQLEGTNKVGLSGISDYFFDYEAPTGIWTHLVFSAASNAVSLYVNGVFQDSLSIDDYSLPIYYIGKNSEGNERLKGSLDEILVYSRELTVHEIQDLYTELDRGLVAWYPFDSTHTGNDISGNDLNGTVTDTVLAADRFSNAESAYAFNGISADVQIPHNSLLNPGSSYTLSAWINVQNPGQDDGLIQKGTDGYSLGLSQGAPMMDQRVATSTLSTTQWYHLAAVNSAGTRTLYLDGVAQTLATGSTTLVDNASALILGKDSDSYFDGIMDEVRIYNRPLAPFEVTALFNTQDTNSPNFSTATVSADNSYIEIVLSEGVYGTPYGSGAVSIGDWELVFTSNNGGATGAMITSITDAEGNPLTGGETVIRIHISYTGTPSGVETISLHAVANAVFDQGGNPLMITQTTGTQVLNDQTSPVLAQISAITSPANDATPNYTFSSSEEGTITYGGSCSSGTTSATTGNNMITLSTLTDGTYSNCTIQVTDAAGNASSSLSLSAFTIDLTSPTLAQVTPIPTPAGDNTPSYTFSSSEAGTITYGGSCSSGTSSVTAGNNTITFTTLADGTYSNCTLRVTDSASNQSTVLTVSTFEIDTVSPSISSVSSSAANGSYKLGDTLILSVTFNETVTVTGGYPLLTLETGSTDRSILYSSGSGSNTLNFTYMVQAGDNSVDLDYTNTSALTLNGSTIQDAAGHNALLTLPTPGATGSLAYNKSLVIDGILPIVSSVSSSTTNGTYILGQNINLTVTFSEVVNVTGTPYLTLETGTSDRNASYASGSGTSTLVFSYTVQSGDNSADLDYTSTSALALNSGTIKDSNGNDATLTLPAVGGASSIAGQKVLVVDGVIPTVSSVSSSSSDGTYILGQSINLTVIFSEAVTVTGTPYLIMETGTTDRNASYASGSGSTTLVFTYTVQSGDNSADLDYTSTSALALNSGTIKDSNGNDATLTLPAVGGINSIAGQKAILVDGVIPTVSSVSSSTTDGTYKLGDSITISVTFNDVVTVAGGTPLLTLETGSTDRSILYSSGSGSDTLNFTYLVQYGDNAVDLDYTNTSALTLNGATIKDSSGNDATLTLPTVGGASSIAGQKAIVIDGVIPEISSVSSSTANGTYILGQNIDLTVTFNEAVIVTGAPYLTLETGTTDRNASYASGSGSTTLVFTYTVQSGDNSADLDYTSTSALALNSGTIKDSNGNDATLTLPAVGGASSIAGQKALVVDGVAPVLAEVTSIGSTTSTTPSYTFSSTEAGTITYGGSCTSVTTSSVSGNNTISFTALTEGTYSNCTIQVTDANGGISNSLTVSTFTVDYTTPTAGNTGTLSTSNISGGSLTLSWTAATDNIATPSTLTYYVYYSLSNNISTVVTAESSGTLATSGTNITSANISGLSVSTLYYFNVVVKDPTNNKSSYTSTSATTGSLTTFSGIQSNVAISSLSGWTQCYSDTYANGSTALSSILSACNKNNLLIACRATSSSTLIIAAHAPRADVTYVTTADTTTVHTANGVDWYYNTSQAWGFAHTGDGVSKNSCDTASGSYPGERLCFHTSSGNISGGYRCGSTLGLNGDVNYERMIYHAD; from the coding sequence ATGCGACTCATCAGACAATATTCAGCATTTATCCGCTATTCCCTGTTGGGATTGCTTGGCATAGCCATAGCACTTCTCCTCTTACTTCATGGATGCGATGATATCCCGATAGAAGGCGGCAACCGTATCACCGCAGGGCGTATCACTGCCGGGCGCATCACTGCCGGGCGCATCACCGCAGGGCGCATCACCGCAGGGCGCATCACTGCCGGAGTCGCTCAGCCCAATACCCCGATGTTTGCCATCGATGCACAGGGGAACATCTGCAACATCGGTATTTCTGACGAGGAAGGCACCTTTAATTTTGGTTACGATTATGATGACCGGCCTCTGGAAGAACAACTCGCCGAGCCACGCAAAGACACCGCTTTTCGTTGTGAAACAGATAAAACCGGCAAGGTGTTTGTGCACAATCCAACGGTCCCCCTGCTGGTATATGGGGTATTGCCCTCTGCCAGTGATAAAAAAATCACAATACAGGAACTAGCCACTCAGCGCGGTGGTTGCACCATGGGTCGTGCCAACACCACCGCTCAGGGGCAATACCGGATCGTCAGTTCCATCGTGGTTACGGGAGAACCCACTGAAGGCAGTATCCCTGAACCGGTAGCAGCCTATGAAGATCCACCACCACCAGTGGAACAGGTGCTGAATGTGAATCCGGTCACACAGGCTTTGAGTACCCAGTTGCTGGGCAACAATGTGATCAGCAGTTTGCGTAGCGCATATTTCACCAACCCGTCCTGCTTCCGTGAAATTGGCAAGAATCCCGATGCGTTGGAAGTGAGACGTCGAATTTCTTCAGTTCTTAAAGGTCTTTCCAAAAACAGTTACAACACCAAAGCGGATGCCTTGACCGTTCAGGTATTTGGCTCTTCTGTCAGTTTCAGTCAGTTTTATAACGACAAAAATTTCCGTGCCCGGACCCCTCAGGAACCTAAAGGGGGCAACATGGCGGATATCCTGGTCGATACCATCATCCATCAGGACAAACTGAGAACGCCTGAAACGATCATCGCCAAAATCGGGGATCTTTCCGATCCGTCATATCCCTCAAAACTGCTGGATTCTACCGCGTTTCAGGCACGGGTTGCCGGCGTGATGATCGGGCAGGGCCGCACTGCGGCAGAAGCTGGAACCGTGGTGCAGGAAGGGATTAAAAGCACCGCGCGTTTTGCCAGACAAACAGGAAGAGCCTTTTCTGAAACAGACGCCCGTGTTGTGGCACTGCAAAACAATCTTTCCACCTACAGTCAGTCCCTGGAAACCGTGGCGCAAAAAGTTCAGTCTACAGGCGGTGATGCCATAATCCTCGAGGCCGTCATCAATGGAGTTTCGGACACTGCTTCCAAAGTGATAACCAAAACAAAAGCCACTGACAGCACCAAAGCTGGTACCGCGTTTAGCAACACGGTTATTTTGAGTCAAGATTCGATGCTCAATGCCAACACTTCCAGCAATACTGGAACCGCTAAATTTGCTTTGCCGCGCTTGCTCAATGGGTCCCAGAAAAACACCTTGATGGAAAGTCTGGCCCAGGAATTGGCTGCACTGGCGACATCCTCCACCGTGACCATGACCAGCGGCAAAGCCAATTTAGCCACACTCAAAAAACAAGGTGACAAACTCTCTGAGATCCTGGCGTCCACCATCAGCAGTAACCTGAGTTCCACAACCGGTATTTCCGATCAGCAAAAAGATATTATTGCCAAAGCTGCCGCGGCTGAAGTGACCAAATCGCTCAAGCCTTTCATGAATGATCTGTCAAAAGGCATCGTATCCACAGCGGCACTCAACACGGCCACCAACATGACCAATGCCCTGACAACAGGACTGACAAAAATTTATACGGGTGCAGACAGCCAGAATCTGTCAACAGCCACGTTGGGCAATTTGACTCAAACAGTGGCATCGACCGCTGGAACTCAACTGCGTAAACAGGATTTGAGTGGGGCCTCAACTACCAAAATGGGCAATCTGGTATCAAATCTGACAACTCTTGCCGTTGTCAGCACAGCCAAAACTGTCAGCTCCAATACAAATGATGACAATCAGGCCGCGATCGCCTCTGCCATTGCGGAGCAGATTCTGACTGAAACCGTCAAACTTGGAATCGACCTGACCGGGAATTCGCCCCCAGCCAAAGCCACGAACCTGGCCGGAAACCTGTCACAGTCTCTGGGGGCCGCTCTTTCGCAGACTCTGGACAATTCATCGGGGCGTAAAGGCCAGAATATGGAAGTAATGCTTAAAAGCGCGGCTTCCTCTGCTACCACATCCCTTAAATCACAGGTTGATCTGACCGGAACTGTCGATAGCACAGCGTTAGCCAGTATGACGGCAAAAGCCTCCACCCAGGCACAGAATTCCGCAAAAGCGATGGAATCCACCTTTCAGAAACTGGAAACCGCCGGAGCTGATCTCGGGTTAATGATGGATTCATTGCTGGAAAGTGATCTGGATGCCAGTGCGTTGGACAGCATTATGCAACAGGTATCCTCTGTAGTCGGAAAAAGCAGTGGAAACGCCAGTGCTTCTGTAGAATTGATTTCTGCGGCGGCCACCAGCGCCAACAAAATTCTTGAAGCCGGTGGTTCTCTGGATCAGGCCCTGCAAATTGCGGCGGTTTCAACGTCAGCCATCCAGCAGGTGGTTCAGGCGGGTGGCGCCAATCTGAATTTTGAGGATCTGTTCATGGCGACCAACACCATGGCGGAATCCACGGATACCTTATTGCAAAAGGGCGATGTGGCCAAAGCGATGAGTTCGATCAATGTCATTGCTTCAGTCGTTGTCGCCTCGGTCAATTCCAGTTCCAACAATGACGATGATGATCCTGATTTTGACGCTTTTCTGGAGAACCTTGGAGCGTCCATGGACCGTGGAGAAACCATTGTAGCGGGAAGTCTGGTCAATGATGCCACCATTATTTCACAGGCCCAAACTGCCCAAACCACGTTGGAGCAGGCATCTCAGGTGATACTTGCTGGAACAGAGGCTCCTGTGTTACTGGAAGTGCAACCGGTTTCCACCCCCACTTCGAATCGAACTCCAGCCTATAAATTTTTTACTGATCAACCAGGCAAACTGACTTATGAGGGAGGATGCTCCAGTACCACCACGGAGGTGCCCACTGCGGGGGATATCAGCATTACCTTCAATCAACTGAATGACGGCACCTATTCCAACTGTAAAATTTATCTAACCAATGCTGAGGGCGCAAAGTCTCTGGCTTTGACGGTTTCAACCTTTGTCATCAACACAGAGGCCCCAACACTGTCTATTGTAACCGGAGTGCCCGTAGTGACAGAAAACACCACACCCACAGTGGTGATCAACTCCAGTATTGCCGGCACTATTTCTTATCCGGGTCAATGCTCCAGTGCCAAGACAACCGCAGTGAAAGGTGACAACAGCATCGCTTTGAACCAACTCGCCTTTGGAACCTATTCAGCCTGCCAGATCAAAATCACCGATTCCCTGGGCAACCATTCGACCCTGACGCTGTCAGAATTTACCATAGGCACCATTTACCCAGTGATTACCGAAGTTACACCCGTACCTTCTCCTACGAATGATACGACTCCCGGTTTCACCTTCAGTTCTGATTTTGAAGGAACATTGAATCTGGCAGGTTCCTGTTTTGATACAGCACCTGATACGTCACTAACGGAAGCTGAGGATGGCTCGCTATTATATACAATCACATTCAATGGTCTGGCCGATGGAATGTACAGTGACTGTACTGTCAGTTTAACCGATGATGGCGATGATGAAAGCAACACACTGAACATCAATGAATTCACTATTGATTCTACGTTGGCAGGAATAATCGACGTGATTGCATCCACAGGGAATGGCACCTATACTTATGGCCAGACCATTGACATCCATGTGACATTCGATGACCTGGTGTATATTGATACTGATACAACACCTGGTATTGACCTTGATACAGGAACATCATCCGGAATAGCGAGCTATGTATCCGGCAGTGGCACCAACGAACTGGTATTCCGCTATACCATCCAGGCGGGTGATGTCTCCGCGGATCTGGAGTATATGTCAGGTTCTGCCATCAATCCCGAAGGAATTTTAACAGATGAAACGGGAGCGAGCGTTGCTCAAAACCTGCCAACGATTGGCAGTGGGAATTCGCTGTCGGATAATCAGGATCTGGTGATACAGGGTCTTATTGAAAGCACTTCTCCCACCGATAATCAAACGGACTTAAGCCTGAATTCATCGATTGTGGTTCATTTTTCAACCCCGATTGAGCCAACGTCGTTAACAACCAGCAGTTTCACTATCAATGACGGCACAGGAAATGTTTCGGGAAATGTCACTTATAATAGTACCGATTTAACCGCTACCTTCACCCCTTTCGGCGCATTACAGGATAACACTATTTACACCGCGACACTGACGACTGAGGTTCAAAGTGCTGATGTTCCGGCAATCGCGTTGCCTGTGAACTACACCTTCAACTTCACAACCGTGGATCTCAGCAGCTCATTGGTCGCGTATTATCCATTTACGGGAAACGCCAATGACGGTGGGATCAATGGACATAATGCCACAGTGACCGGTGCGTCTTTGACCACTGATCGTTACGGAGATGCCGATAGTGCCTATTTGTTTGATGGTTCCACCAGCGAGATGACTACCGGAATTGACAGTGTGTCACCGCCATGGACTGCGGCTTTATGGGTCAAGAGGCTCGATACCACAGAAACTTCCGCGGCCCTTCTTTGTGAGTCCACAGGCACGCGCTGTCTCAAACTGGAACAATTGGAGGGCACCAACAAAGTAGGATTGAGTGGAATCTCGGATTATTTTTTTGACTATGAAGCGCCAACAGGAATTTGGACTCATCTGGTCTTTTCCGCGGCTTCCAATGCCGTTTCGCTGTATGTAAATGGAGTGTTTCAAGACTCCTTGAGCATTGATGATTACTCTTTGCCGATTTACTATATTGGTAAAAACAGTGAGGGCAATGAGCGCCTCAAAGGCAGTCTGGATGAAATTCTTGTGTATAGCCGTGAGTTAACGGTCCATGAAATTCAGGATCTCTATACGGAACTTGACCGGGGTTTAGTCGCCTGGTATCCCTTCGACAGCACCCATACTGGAAATGATATCAGTGGCAATGATCTCAATGGAACCGTCACCGATACCGTACTTGCCGCGGATCGTTTTTCAAATGCCGAGTCCGCGTATGCGTTTAATGGTATCAGCGCTGATGTTCAGATTCCCCATAATTCGCTGCTGAATCCTGGTTCATCTTACACCCTCTCAGCCTGGATCAACGTGCAGAATCCAGGGCAGGATGATGGACTGATCCAAAAAGGCACCGATGGCTATTCGCTTGGTTTAAGCCAAGGTGCGCCGATGATGGATCAGCGTGTAGCTACTAGCACTTTGTCCACAACTCAATGGTATCATCTGGCCGCTGTGAACAGTGCTGGAACCAGAACGCTGTATCTTGATGGCGTTGCACAGACTCTGGCTACTGGAAGTACTACGTTGGTTGACAATGCAAGCGCGCTGATTCTGGGTAAAGACAGTGACAGCTATTTTGACGGGATCATGGATGAAGTCCGCATCTATAACCGACCCTTGGCACCTTTTGAAGTGACCGCGTTATTCAATACACAAGATACCAATTCCCCAAACTTCAGCACGGCAACAGTCTCCGCGGATAATAGTTATATTGAAATTGTCTTGTCTGAAGGGGTTTATGGAACTCCTTATGGTAGTGGCGCGGTCTCAATTGGTGATTGGGAACTGGTCTTTACATCCAACAATGGCGGTGCAACGGGGGCGATGATCACCAGTATTACCGATGCCGAGGGTAATCCTTTGACCGGAGGAGAAACTGTCATTCGAATACACATCAGCTACACAGGAACCCCCTCTGGTGTAGAAACCATAAGCCTTCATGCGGTCGCTAACGCGGTGTTTGATCAAGGTGGAAATCCGCTCATGATCACCCAAACCACTGGAACCCAGGTGCTTAACGACCAGACATCGCCTGTTTTAGCACAAATTTCCGCAATTACATCACCAGCCAATGACGCGACGCCCAATTATACGTTCAGTTCCAGTGAAGAAGGCACCATCACCTATGGCGGCAGTTGCTCCAGCGGTACGACTTCCGCGACAACCGGCAATAACATGATCACGCTTTCAACGCTGACCGATGGCACTTATAGCAACTGTACCATCCAGGTCACTGATGCCGCTGGTAATGCAAGCTCCTCATTAAGCCTGAGTGCCTTCACGATCGATTTGACTTCTCCCACCTTGGCTCAAGTGACCCCCATTCCGACACCTGCGGGAGACAACACCCCGTCCTATACGTTCAGTTCCAGCGAAGCCGGCACCATCACCTATGGCGGCAGTTGCTCCAGCGGCACTTCATCAGTGACGGCTGGCAATAACACGATCACCTTTACAACGCTGGCCGATGGCACTTATAGCAACTGTACCCTTCGCGTAACTGACTCGGCTTCCAACCAGAGTACCGTTCTGACCGTGAGCACCTTTGAGATTGATACCGTCAGTCCTTCAATCAGTTCGGTGTCATCCTCTGCCGCAAATGGTTCCTACAAACTGGGAGATACCCTGATTCTCAGTGTCACCTTCAATGAAACGGTGACGGTGACGGGAGGCTATCCGTTACTGACTCTCGAAACCGGAAGCACAGATCGCAGTATCCTTTATAGCAGTGGGAGCGGAAGTAATACCTTGAACTTCACCTACATGGTTCAAGCTGGAGACAATTCCGTTGATCTGGATTATACAAACACCTCCGCGCTCACGCTCAATGGTTCCACCATCCAGGATGCAGCCGGTCATAATGCCCTTCTGACACTCCCTACGCCTGGAGCGACTGGCTCATTAGCCTACAATAAATCGCTGGTGATTGATGGGATTCTGCCGATTGTCAGTTCAGTGTCCTCTTCCACCACAAATGGAACATATATTTTGGGCCAAAACATCAATCTGACTGTGACTTTTAGTGAAGTTGTGAACGTCACTGGCACACCCTATCTGACCTTGGAAACAGGAACTTCCGACCGCAACGCCAGTTATGCCAGCGGTAGCGGTACCTCCACGCTAGTCTTTAGTTACACGGTACAAAGTGGGGACAATTCAGCGGATCTTGATTACACGTCAACTTCCGCTTTGGCGCTCAATAGCGGCACCATCAAGGACAGCAACGGCAATGACGCGACCCTGACTTTGCCTGCTGTTGGCGGGGCTAGTTCGATTGCCGGACAAAAAGTTCTGGTTGTTGATGGGGTGATTCCCACGGTCAGTTCAGTTTCTTCATCCAGTTCTGATGGAACTTATATTCTGGGCCAAAGCATTAACCTGACTGTGATTTTTAGTGAAGCAGTGACTGTGACTGGAACGCCCTACCTGATCATGGAAACAGGAACCACTGACCGCAACGCCAGTTATGCCAGCGGTAGCGGCAGCACCACCCTGGTTTTCACTTACACCGTTCAGAGTGGCGACAATTCAGCGGATCTCGATTACACCTCAACTTCCGCATTGGCGCTCAATAGCGGCACCATCAAAGACAGCAACGGCAATGACGCGACCCTGACGTTGCCTGCTGTGGGTGGTATCAATTCCATCGCTGGACAAAAAGCGATTTTGGTCGATGGAGTGATTCCCACCGTCAGTTCGGTTTCTTCGTCCACCACTGACGGAACTTATAAATTAGGGGATAGCATTACCATCAGTGTCACCTTCAATGATGTGGTTACCGTGGCAGGGGGGACTCCATTACTGACCCTCGAAACTGGAAGCACAGATCGTAGCATTCTTTACAGCAGTGGGAGCGGAAGTGATACCTTGAACTTCACCTACCTGGTACAATATGGAGACAATGCTGTTGATCTGGATTATACAAACACCTCCGCGCTCACACTCAATGGTGCAACCATCAAGGACAGTAGCGGCAATGATGCGACTCTGACGTTGCCTACCGTTGGCGGTGCTAGTTCGATTGCCGGACAAAAAGCCATTGTGATTGATGGCGTTATTCCAGAAATCAGTTCGGTGTCCTCTTCCACCGCAAATGGAACGTATATTTTGGGCCAAAACATTGATCTGACGGTGACCTTCAACGAGGCTGTGATCGTCACTGGTGCACCCTACCTGACCCTGGAAACAGGAACCACCGACCGTAATGCCAGTTATGCCAGTGGCAGTGGTAGCACCACCCTGGTTTTCACTTACACCGTTCAAAGTGGGGATAATTCAGCGGATCTGGATTACACGTCAACTTCCGCTTTGGCACTCAATAGTGGCACCATTAAAGACAGCAACGGCAATGACGCGACTCTGACGTTGCCTGCTGTGGGCGGTGCTAGTTCGATTGCCGGACAAAAAGCTCTGGTTGTTGATGGGGTTGCTCCTGTCCTGGCGGAAGTCACTTCGATTGGTTCAACCACCAGCACAACCCCTTCCTATACCTTCAGTTCAACAGAGGCGGGAACCATCACTTATGGTGGAAGCTGTACAAGTGTGACAACCTCATCTGTTTCCGGAAACAACACGATATCGTTCACAGCTCTTACAGAAGGAACCTACAGCAATTGTACAATTCAGGTAACTGACGCAAATGGAGGAATAAGCAATTCACTGACTGTAAGCACTTTTACTGTGGATTATACAACGCCGACAGCGGGAAATACAGGCACACTTTCCACTTCAAACATCAGCGGAGGAAGTCTGACGTTGAGCTGGACAGCCGCGACGGACAACATCGCCACACCATCCACACTGACCTATTATGTGTATTATTCTCTGAGCAACAACATTTCTACTGTTGTCACTGCGGAATCCAGCGGAACTCTTGCAACCAGTGGAACCAATATTACCAGCGCCAATATTTCAGGATTGTCGGTCAGCACCCTGTATTATTTTAATGTAGTGGTAAAAGATCCCACGAACAATAAATCAAGCTATACTTCAACATCTGCGACAACGGGTAGTTTAACCACATTTTCAGGAATTCAAAGCAATGTAGCCATTTCCAGCCTCAGTGGCTGGACCCAATGTTATTCGGATACATACGCTAATGGAAGCACGGCTCTCAGTAGCATTCTCAGTGCTTGCAACAAGAACAATCTACTGATTGCCTGTCGTGCCACCAGTTCTTCAACACTGATCATTGCGGCTCACGCTCCCCGGGCTGATGTCACCTATGTCACTACGGCGGATACAACAACGGTTCATACCGCAAATGGAGTGGATTGGTATTATAACACCAGTCAGGCTTGGGGCTTTGCTCACACGGGTGATGGGGTCAGTAAAAATTCCTGTGATACAGCATCCGGAAGCTATCCGGGTGAAAGATTATGTTTTCATACCAGTAGCGGTAATATTTCAGGAGGCTATCGCTGCGGTTCAACCTTAGGTCTGAACGGAGACGTTAACTATGAACGGATGATTTATCATGCGGATTAA